Below is a genomic region from Paraburkholderia phenazinium.
ACGGTCGTGGAGCGTGGGCAGCGCACCGGCAGCGAGGAACGCGTCGGGAAGCCCCACCTGCCTGAATGGGCATGAGACACCCGAGCGCATTAGTTCCGCAGCCACGGCTTCACCCAGACCGCCTATCACGGTGTGATTCTCCGCTACGACGACGAGCCGGCCGGAGCGCCGAGCTTCACGTAGAATTGTCTCTGTGTCGAGTGGCTTGATCGTCGGCACATGAAGAACTCCTACACCGATCCGATCGCTTTCAAGCACCTTGGCTACTTCCAGTGCGCGCATCGTCATGATGCCGGACGAGATGATCAGTACTTCAGCACCGTCGCGCAGCATCTTGGCCTTGCCTAGCTCGAAGGTGTAATCGTACTCGTCGAGTACTGCGGGTACGTTGCCGCGTAACAGGCGCGCATATACCGGTCCTTTGTGCGCCGCCATCGCGGGCACCATTTGCTCGATGTCCAGTGCATCGCATGGATCGATGACGGTTATGTTCGGCATGGCGCGCATCAACGCGAGATCTTCAGCGGCCTGGTGGCTGGGACCGTAGCCCGTCGTCAGCCCAGGCAATGCGCAGACAATCTTCACATCGAGATTGTCTTCGGCGATCGCCTGATGAATGAAGTCATAGGCGCGGCGTGTCGCGAATACCGCGTACGTGGTAACAAACGGTTGCGCACCTTCGTGCGCGAGCCCCGCTGCTGCGCCCATCAGCAACTGCTCCGCCATCCCCATCTGATAGTAGCGCTCAGGAAACGCCTTGCCGAAGATATGCAGGTCCGTATATTTGCCGAGGTCGGCCGTCATGCCGATCACGTTTGTCTTCTGCCGGGCCAACTCCACCAGAGCGTGACCGAAAGGCGCCGAACGCGTGACCTGTCCTTCGCCGGCGATTGACGCAATCATCGCTGACGTTTTCAGGCGCGGCTTGTTCATCGTTGCATTGCTCATGCTTTTCTCCCAGCTTCGAGTGCCTGAAGCGCCAATTGCCATTCATGCTCATCGACGCGGATAAAGTGGTTCTTCTCGCGTTGTTCCAGGAACGGCACGCCACATCCCATACGCGTATCGGCGATGATCATGCGAGGTTGTGCAGCAGGGTGCTGACGGGCCGCTTCGAATGCGGCAGCCACGGCGGCGATGTCGTTGCCGTCGACACGCTGCG
It encodes:
- a CDS encoding transketolase family protein, whose amino-acid sequence is MSNATMNKPRLKTSAMIASIAGEGQVTRSAPFGHALVELARQKTNVIGMTADLGKYTDLHIFGKAFPERYYQMGMAEQLLMGAAAGLAHEGAQPFVTTYAVFATRRAYDFIHQAIAEDNLDVKIVCALPGLTTGYGPSHQAAEDLALMRAMPNITVIDPCDALDIEQMVPAMAAHKGPVYARLLRGNVPAVLDEYDYTFELGKAKMLRDGAEVLIISSGIMTMRALEVAKVLESDRIGVGVLHVPTIKPLDTETILREARRSGRLVVVAENHTVIGGLGEAVAAELMRSGVSCPFRQVGLPDAFLAAGALPTLHDRYRISTSTMAESIKAWLT